A DNA window from Ictalurus furcatus strain D&B chromosome 22, Billie_1.0, whole genome shotgun sequence contains the following coding sequences:
- the tacr1a gene encoding tachykinin receptor 1a has product MDPLFTYTDSPGNWSAENNGTDVYWNQFTQPAWRIALWALAYSFIVLVAVVGNVTVMWIIVAHKRMRTVTNFFLVNLAFAEASMSAFNTVVNFVYAAHNEWYFGSGYCRFHNFFPIAAVFASICSMTAIAVDRYMAIIHPLKQRLSSTQTKVIIGVIWVLAFLLAFPQYYYSNVDQLPGRVVCYIDWPEVDTIVDFKKIYYVCVAVLIYFLPLVVMGCAYLVVGLNLWASEIPGDSSGRYHEQLNAKRKVVKMMIVVVCTFAVCWLPYHVYFLLHQFFPLLFEKPFIQQVYLAIMWLAMSSTMYNPIIYCCLNDRFRAGFKQAFRWCPCIHSDSYEGLELKSTRYLQTQTSVYKTSRAEPTVLVVNSPSLELASNGSSSRSMSKTVSETSSFYCGHNLPA; this is encoded by the exons ATGGACCCGCTGTTCACTTACACCGACTCGCCGGGGAACTGGAGCGCGGAGAATAACGGCACGGACGTGTACTGGAACCAGTTCACGCAGCCTGCGTGGCGCATCGCGCTCTGGGCGCTCGCCTACAGCTTCATCGTGCTGGTGGCGGTGGTGGGCAACGTGACGGTCATGTGGATCATCGTGGCGCACAAGCGGATGCGCACCGTCACCAACTTCTTCCTGGTGAACCTGGCGTTCGCCGAGGCGTCCATGTCCGCCTTTAACACCGTGGTGAACTTCGTGTACGCGGCGCACAACGAGTGGTACTTTGGCTCGGGGTACTGCCGCTTCCACAACTTCTTCCCCATCGCCGCCGTGTTCGCCAGCATCTGCTCCATGACCGCCATCGCCGTGGACAG GTACATGGCCATCATCCACCCACTGAAGCAGCGGCTCTCGTCCACGCAGACCAAAGTGATCATCGGAGTGATCTGGGTGCTCGCTTTCCTCCTCGCATTCCCGCAGTACTACTACTCCAATGTGGACCAGCTGCCCGGGCGCGTTGTCTGTTACATCGACTGGCCAGAAGTGGACACCATAGTGGACTTCAAGAAAAT ttactatgtgtgtgtggcgGTGCTGATCTACTTCCTGCCCCTGGTGGTGATGGGTTGTGCTTACCTGGTGGTGGGGCTGAACCTGTGGGCCAGCGAGATTCCCGGAGACTCCTCGGGCCGCTACCACGAGCAACTCAACGCCAAACGCAAG gtggtgaagatgatgatcgTGGTCGTGTGTACCTTCGCCGTCTGCTGGCTGCCCTACCATGTCTACTTTCTCCTGCATCAGTTCTTCCCTTTGCTCTTCGAGAAGCCCTTCATCCAGCAGGTCTACTTGGCTATCATGTGGCTCGCCATGAGCTCCACCATGTACAACCCCATCATCTACTGCTGCCTGAATGACAG aTTCCGTGCTGGCTTCAAGCAGGCATTCCGTTGGTGTCCGTGCATCCACTCTGACTCCTACGAAGGCCTGGAGCTCAAGTCCACGCGCTACCTGCAGACGCAAACAAGCGTGTACAAGACGAGCCGGGCGGAGCCCACTGTGCTGGTTGTCAACAGTCCGTCGCTAGAGCTGGCGTCCAACGGCTCGTCATCTCGCAGCATGTCCAAGACAGTGTCGGAGACGTCCAGCTTCTACTGCGGCCATAACCTGCCCGCCTAA